One stretch of Streptomyces sp. R21 DNA includes these proteins:
- a CDS encoding nuclear transport factor 2 family protein, with protein sequence MTQVLSPREVFLALVNGVAEGRWAELPDLYAERTHVVHPFDPLRAAALRTRDELREHFRPTGDGPRLNRRAANITIHETTDPEVIVAEFEYRGTVEETGEPFAFPGIFVLRVRDGEIVSSRDYFDHVSAARVRGQLDTLVEAVRAGGAYSA encoded by the coding sequence ATGACCCAGGTCCTCAGCCCGCGAGAGGTCTTCCTCGCGCTCGTGAACGGTGTCGCGGAGGGCCGTTGGGCCGAACTGCCCGACCTGTACGCGGAGCGGACCCATGTCGTGCACCCCTTCGACCCGCTGCGTGCTGCCGCGCTCCGTACCCGCGACGAACTGCGCGAGCACTTCAGGCCGACCGGCGACGGCCCCCGGCTGAACCGCCGGGCAGCCAACATCACGATCCACGAGACGACCGACCCCGAGGTCATCGTCGCCGAGTTCGAGTACCGGGGAACGGTCGAAGAGACCGGCGAACCCTTCGCGTTCCCCGGCATCTTCGTGCTGCGGGTGCGTGACGGCGAGATCGTCAGCTCCCGCGACTACTTCGACCACGTCTCCGCCGCCCGGGTCCGCGGACAGCTCGACACACTGGTCGAAGCCGTGCGGGCGGGCGGTGCCTACTCGGCCTAG
- a CDS encoding winged helix-turn-helix transcriptional regulator, with translation MDTKFPVTGTGAPPVTDSEWRATYRRDCPSRTVIDVLANKWVLYVLGALRRHDRPMRFNELRRLLDGITQKMLTQTLRALERDGLVSRAVYPTVPPRVEYALTELGVEVGQLTSAIGEWSVAHATHILAARDAFDRREAAPPTPL, from the coding sequence ATGGATACCAAGTTTCCCGTGACCGGCACCGGAGCGCCGCCCGTCACGGACTCCGAGTGGCGGGCGACATACCGCCGCGACTGCCCCTCCCGTACGGTCATCGACGTACTCGCGAACAAGTGGGTTCTCTACGTCCTGGGAGCCCTCCGCCGCCACGACCGTCCGATGCGGTTCAACGAGCTGCGCCGGCTCCTCGACGGCATTACGCAGAAGATGCTCACGCAGACGCTGCGGGCCCTGGAGCGGGACGGTCTGGTGAGCCGTGCGGTCTACCCGACGGTCCCGCCCCGCGTCGAGTACGCCCTCACCGAGCTGGGGGTGGAGGTGGGGCAGCTCACGAGCGCCATCGGGGAGTGGTCCGTGGCTCACGCGACCCACATCCTCGCGGCACGCGACGCCTTCGACCGGCGGGAGGCGGCACCCCCGACCCCGCTCTAG
- a CDS encoding NADP-dependent oxidoreductase, with amino-acid sequence MRAIRQLAVGGPEVLELVEVERPSPGPGEVLVRVRAAGVNPADWKIRAGTARRIVEPPFTPGLDLAGVVAEVGAEVTGLRPGDRVYGMVFPPHGAQAEYVTVPADALAPVPPSVDLVQAAALPTAGLTAWQSLVRTAEVRSGQRVLIHAAAGGVGHLAVQIAKAHGAYVIGTARAAKHGFLRDLGADELIDYTVTDFTTAVRDVDIVLDPIADDYGPRSLTVLSPGGLLVDVRGTGPDRTAVRAQAEQQGLRFVEFGVTPSVSDLADIVALAACGGLRVAVEQVLPLADVAKAHELSESGRVRGKIVLEVP; translated from the coding sequence ATGCGCGCCATACGCCAACTCGCCGTCGGTGGGCCCGAGGTGCTGGAGCTCGTCGAGGTCGAGCGGCCGTCGCCCGGCCCCGGCGAGGTGCTGGTCCGGGTCCGGGCGGCCGGGGTGAACCCCGCCGACTGGAAGATCCGTGCCGGAACCGCCCGCCGCATCGTGGAGCCGCCGTTCACGCCGGGGCTCGACCTGGCGGGAGTGGTGGCGGAGGTGGGCGCCGAGGTGACGGGCCTCCGGCCCGGCGACAGGGTGTACGGGATGGTGTTCCCACCGCACGGGGCGCAGGCCGAGTACGTGACGGTTCCCGCGGACGCGCTGGCCCCGGTGCCGCCGTCCGTCGACCTGGTCCAGGCGGCGGCGCTCCCGACCGCGGGGCTGACCGCCTGGCAGTCGCTCGTCCGCACAGCCGAAGTCCGGTCGGGCCAGCGGGTGTTGATCCATGCGGCGGCCGGCGGCGTCGGTCATCTCGCGGTCCAGATCGCCAAGGCGCACGGCGCGTACGTGATCGGCACCGCGCGTGCCGCCAAGCACGGCTTCCTTCGCGACCTCGGCGCGGACGAACTCATCGACTACACGGTCACCGACTTCACCACGGCCGTACGGGACGTCGACATCGTCCTCGACCCCATCGCCGACGACTACGGCCCCCGCTCCCTCACCGTCCTCTCCCCCGGCGGCCTCCTCGTCGACGTACGCGGAACCGGCCCCGACCGGACGGCCGTCCGCGCGCAGGCAGAGCAACAGGGCTTGCGTTTCGTCGAGTTCGGCGTCACACCCAGCGTGAGCGACCTCGCGGACATCGTCGCCCTGGCGGCATGCGGCGGCCTCCGGGTCGCCGTCGAACAGGTGCTCCCGCTGGCGGACGTGGCCAAGGCCCATGAGCTGAGCGAGTCGGGGCGCGTACGGGGCAAGATCGTGTTGGAGGTGCCGTAA
- a CDS encoding long-chain fatty acid--CoA ligase → MSSLYASEPPLTEPEIRRLDGVVREVAVPPIVGQVTHGSLADIPFDNAEIAPAEAVLSRKTPDGGWTDVTAAEFAAQVLAVAKGLIAEGLVPGDRIAIMSRTTYEWTLLDFAAWAAGLVTVPVYPTSSVFQTRWILQDSGAVALATESASQAAALGPELDRIPDLRHMWVFEKGHVERLAELGQNVPDQEVAVRRGVLGPDTLATLIYTSGTTGRPKGCAITHGNFFAEIDNAVELLYPIFKAKTTDAASTLLFLPLSHVFGRMVAVACLRARVKLGHAPSLGTQDLLADLASFKPTFLLAIPYVLEKVFNTGRATAEKMGRASSFDRAAGIAQRYGEALEARQHGTGPGPSRSLRAARALYDPLVYRRIRNALGGRVRYAICGGSPLGRRLASFYAGAGIEIYEGYGLTETTAAATVTPPQKPRLGTVGWPLPGTRVRIAADGEVLLSGGQVFRGYWDPGAGGVVPATPDGWFATGDLGELDDDGYLTITGRKKEILITAGGKNVAPAPLENWLRSHPLIAQCMVLGDRRPYVTALITLDPEGITHWRHMNGKHSVPPELLLDDPELLAILQRAVDEANKLVSRPESIRRFAVLPVDFTEEAGHLTPSMKLKREAVARDFARQIEALYAMEK, encoded by the coding sequence GTGTCCAGCCTCTATGCCTCCGAACCGCCTTTGACGGAGCCCGAGATCAGGCGGCTGGACGGCGTTGTCCGCGAGGTGGCCGTGCCGCCGATCGTCGGACAGGTGACACACGGTTCGCTCGCGGACATCCCGTTCGACAACGCGGAGATCGCCCCGGCGGAGGCCGTCCTCAGCCGGAAGACGCCCGACGGCGGGTGGACGGACGTCACTGCCGCCGAGTTCGCGGCCCAGGTGCTGGCGGTCGCGAAAGGACTGATCGCCGAGGGGCTGGTCCCCGGGGACCGGATCGCCATCATGTCGCGGACGACGTACGAATGGACGCTCCTGGACTTCGCCGCCTGGGCGGCCGGCCTGGTCACCGTCCCCGTATACCCGACCTCCTCCGTCTTCCAGACCCGCTGGATCCTCCAGGACTCGGGAGCGGTCGCCCTCGCCACGGAGTCGGCGTCGCAGGCCGCGGCCCTCGGCCCCGAGCTCGACCGGATACCCGACCTGCGGCACATGTGGGTCTTCGAGAAGGGGCACGTGGAGCGGCTCGCCGAGCTGGGCCAGAACGTCCCGGACCAGGAAGTCGCCGTACGGCGAGGGGTGTTGGGCCCCGACACCCTCGCCACCCTCATCTACACCTCGGGCACCACCGGCCGCCCCAAGGGCTGTGCGATCACCCACGGCAACTTCTTCGCCGAGATCGACAACGCGGTCGAACTCCTCTACCCCATCTTCAAGGCGAAGACGACGGACGCCGCCTCCACGCTGCTGTTCCTCCCGCTTTCACACGTCTTCGGGCGCATGGTCGCCGTCGCCTGTCTGCGTGCGCGCGTGAAACTCGGCCACGCGCCGAGTCTGGGGACCCAGGACCTGCTCGCCGACCTCGCGAGCTTCAAGCCCACGTTCCTGCTGGCCATCCCGTACGTCCTGGAGAAGGTCTTCAACACCGGCCGTGCCACCGCCGAGAAGATGGGCCGCGCCTCGTCCTTCGACCGCGCCGCCGGCATCGCGCAGCGCTACGGCGAGGCCCTGGAGGCCCGGCAGCACGGCACCGGCCCGGGTCCCTCGCGCTCGCTCCGCGCGGCCCGCGCCCTCTACGACCCGCTGGTCTACCGCCGTATCCGCAATGCCCTCGGTGGCCGGGTCCGCTACGCGATCTGCGGCGGCTCCCCGCTCGGCCGCCGCCTCGCCTCCTTCTACGCCGGCGCCGGCATCGAGATCTACGAGGGCTACGGCCTGACGGAGACCACCGCGGCCGCCACCGTGACCCCACCGCAGAAGCCCCGGCTCGGCACCGTGGGCTGGCCGCTGCCGGGCACCCGGGTGCGGATCGCCGCCGACGGGGAGGTGCTCCTCAGCGGCGGCCAGGTCTTCCGCGGCTACTGGGACCCGGGCGCGGGCGGCGTCGTCCCCGCGACCCCGGACGGCTGGTTCGCCACCGGTGACCTCGGCGAACTGGACGACGACGGGTACCTCACCATCACCGGCCGCAAGAAGGAGATCCTGATCACCGCGGGCGGCAAGAACGTCGCCCCGGCCCCGCTGGAGAACTGGCTCCGCTCGCACCCCCTGATCGCCCAGTGCATGGTCCTCGGCGACCGCCGCCCCTACGTCACCGCCCTCATCACCCTCGACCCCGAGGGCATCACGCACTGGCGCCACATGAACGGCAAGCACTCCGTGCCGCCCGAACTGCTCCTCGACGACCCGGAGTTGCTCGCCATCCTGCAGCGCGCCGTCGACGAGGCCAACAAACTGGTCTCCCGCCCCGAGTCGATCCGCCGCTTCGCCGTCCTCCCCGTCGACTTCACCGAGGAGGCCGGCCACCTCACCCCGTCGATGAAGCTCAAGCGCGAGGCGGTCGCCCGGGACTTCGCCCGGCAGATCGAGGCGCTGTACGCGATGGAGAAGTAA
- a CDS encoding acetyl-CoA C-acetyltransferase produces MSPLEPPSTRRVAVIGGTRIPFARSDGPYATASNQEMLTAVVDGLVERFGLEEPAAVGELVAGAVLKHSRDFNLARETVLGSRLDARTPAYDIQQACGTGLQAVIAAANKITLGQSDSAIAGGADTASDAPLGVNDELRRILLEVRRAKSAGARLKALARVRPSHLVPDIPRNAEPRTGLSMGEHAAVTARAWGVTRADQDELAAASHRRLADAYERGFLDDLVVPFRGLTRDQNLRPGSSAEKLAALKPVFGVDGPNPTMTAGNSTPLTDGAAVVLLASEEWAAARGLEPLAYLTAYETAAVDFVEGDVVGGEDGLLMAPAYAVPRMLARTGLTLDDFDFIEVHEAFASQVLATLAAWEKRGLGPVDRSRLNVVGSSLATGHPFAATGARIVATLAKLLEEQGSSGRGLISVCAAGGQGVTAILERR; encoded by the coding sequence ATGAGTCCCCTTGAGCCCCCTTCGACCCGCCGGGTCGCGGTCATCGGCGGCACCCGCATCCCCTTCGCCCGCTCCGACGGCCCCTACGCCACCGCCTCCAACCAGGAGATGCTGACCGCCGTGGTCGACGGGCTCGTCGAGCGCTTCGGCCTCGAAGAGCCGGCCGCCGTAGGTGAGTTGGTCGCCGGAGCCGTCCTCAAGCACAGCCGCGACTTCAACCTCGCCCGCGAGACCGTCCTCGGCTCACGCCTCGACGCCCGCACCCCCGCCTACGACATCCAGCAGGCCTGCGGCACCGGCCTCCAGGCCGTGATCGCCGCCGCCAACAAGATCACGCTCGGGCAGAGCGATTCCGCGATCGCGGGCGGCGCGGACACGGCGAGCGACGCGCCCCTCGGCGTCAACGACGAACTGCGCCGCATTCTGTTGGAGGTGCGTCGCGCCAAGTCGGCGGGTGCGCGGTTGAAGGCGCTGGCCCGTGTCCGGCCTTCCCATCTCGTCCCCGACATCCCCCGCAACGCCGAACCCCGCACCGGCCTCTCCATGGGCGAGCACGCCGCCGTCACCGCACGCGCCTGGGGTGTGACCCGCGCGGACCAGGACGAACTCGCCGCCGCCAGCCACCGTCGGCTGGCCGACGCGTACGAACGAGGCTTCCTGGACGACCTCGTCGTCCCCTTCCGCGGCCTCACCCGGGACCAGAACCTGCGCCCGGGGTCGAGTGCGGAGAAACTCGCCGCGCTCAAGCCGGTGTTCGGGGTCGACGGTCCCAACCCGACCATGACCGCGGGGAATTCGACTCCGTTGACGGACGGTGCGGCTGTCGTGCTGCTCGCGAGCGAGGAGTGGGCCGCGGCGCGCGGGCTGGAGCCTCTCGCCTACCTCACCGCCTACGAGACCGCGGCCGTCGACTTCGTCGAGGGTGATGTCGTGGGCGGCGAGGACGGCCTGCTCATGGCTCCCGCGTACGCCGTCCCCCGCATGCTGGCGCGCACCGGACTCACCTTGGACGACTTCGACTTCATCGAGGTTCATGAGGCCTTCGCCTCTCAGGTCCTTGCCACCCTGGCGGCCTGGGAGAAGCGCGGCCTCGGGCCGGTGGACCGCTCCCGGCTCAATGTCGTGGGTTCGTCGCTGGCCACCGGTCATCCCTTTGCCGCCACGGGCGCGCGGATCGTGGCGACTCTGGCCAAGCTCCTGGAGGAGCAGGGGAGTTCCGGGCGAGGGCTCATTTCCGTGTGCGCGGCAGGTGGGCAGGGGGTCACGGCCATCCTGGAGCGCCGGTGA
- a CDS encoding 3-oxoacyl-ACP reductase: MADRYLSFAGTAPGRFLTRRLGLPQPAPLSRWSPQRPSLTGSLLHLTAGKSDLGLAPVLARAGLPADDGPPAAVILDATGVRNVDALAEVHAALHPVVRSVATSGRVIVLAAPLDPCDHHQSAAQQALEGFARSLGKEIGRGRTVNVLRLTDASAAESTLRFLLSPKSAYVSGQVIEVGAGEVTAPEDWSRPLAGRTALVTGAARGIGAAVAETLARDGARVVCLDVPSSGSDLDAVAGRLGGTALPLDITTGDAGARIAAALADGLDVLVHNAGITRDRRLANMPPERWSSVLDVNLASVMRTTDVLLSTGVLRGGGRVVATASIAGIAGNAGQTNYAASKAGVVGLVRSLAPRALAEHGVTVNAVAPGFIETKMTAAVPVFIREAGRRMNSLGQGGLPVDVAETTAWFANPGSGGVNGQVVRVCGQSLLGA; encoded by the coding sequence ATGGCCGACCGCTACCTGAGCTTCGCCGGCACCGCGCCCGGCCGCTTCCTGACCCGGCGCCTGGGACTCCCCCAGCCGGCACCCCTCAGCCGCTGGTCACCCCAACGCCCGTCCCTCACGGGCTCTTTGCTGCACCTCACCGCGGGCAAGTCGGACCTGGGCCTGGCGCCCGTCCTGGCCCGTGCGGGACTCCCCGCCGACGACGGGCCCCCCGCCGCGGTCATCCTCGATGCCACCGGCGTAAGGAATGTGGACGCGCTCGCCGAGGTGCACGCCGCCCTGCATCCCGTCGTACGGTCAGTTGCCACGAGCGGCCGGGTGATCGTCCTTGCTGCCCCGCTCGACCCCTGTGACCATCACCAGTCGGCCGCCCAGCAGGCCCTGGAGGGCTTCGCGCGCTCGCTCGGCAAGGAGATCGGCCGGGGCCGCACCGTGAATGTCCTACGGCTCACCGACGCATCCGCCGCCGAGTCCACGCTCCGTTTCCTGCTCTCGCCCAAGTCGGCGTACGTCAGCGGGCAGGTGATCGAGGTGGGCGCCGGCGAGGTGACCGCGCCGGAGGACTGGTCCCGCCCTCTCGCCGGGCGGACGGCGCTCGTGACCGGGGCGGCGCGCGGGATCGGGGCGGCGGTCGCCGAGACGCTCGCCCGGGACGGGGCGCGGGTGGTGTGCCTGGACGTACCGTCCTCCGGCTCCGACCTCGACGCGGTCGCCGGGCGACTGGGCGGGACGGCCCTGCCGCTCGACATCACCACCGGTGACGCGGGCGCGCGGATCGCCGCCGCGCTGGCCGACGGGCTGGACGTCCTCGTCCACAACGCGGGCATCACCCGGGACCGGAGGCTCGCCAACATGCCTCCGGAGCGGTGGAGTTCGGTGCTCGACGTCAACCTGGCGAGTGTCATGCGGACCACCGACGTGCTGCTGTCCACGGGAGTGCTGCGCGGGGGTGGGCGGGTCGTCGCGACCGCGTCCATCGCCGGGATCGCGGGGAACGCCGGGCAGACGAACTACGCCGCGAGCAAGGCGGGCGTGGTCGGGCTGGTCCGCTCGCTCGCGCCTCGGGCGCTGGCGGAGCACGGCGTCACGGTGAACGCGGTCGCCCCCGGGTTCATCGAGACGAAGATGACCGCCGCCGTGCCGGTGTTCATCCGGGAGGCGGGGCGCCGCATGAACTCCCTTGGCCAAGGGGGGCTTCCGGTGGATGTCGCCGAGACGACGGCGTGGTTCGCGAACCCTGGCTCCGGGGGCGTGAACGGGCAGGTTGTGCGGGTGTGTGGGCAGAGCCTCCTCGGAGCGTAG
- a CDS encoding MaoC/PaaZ C-terminal domain-containing protein encodes MHTITLASAPALGPILARGALLSPFKRPGPGADVPRTRVVLPGVRIDFGRLVAYERVCGFATGADALPVTYPHVLGFPLAMRIMAGRGFPLPLLGLVHTSVEITQRQELAATGEYELTVYVEGLAPHRRGTEATVVTEVRGSGGLVWESRSTYLARHRVNASSTDSAPETPEAPDRRPLPTLPTLTEWRLGPDVGRRYGAASGDRNPIHLHPLTARLFGFPRAIAHGMWTVARCLAEHGVPEAAQVRAEFKSPVLLPGTVTYAADGPAFELRDSDSDGGRVHVTGTVRTIKGTTASPP; translated from the coding sequence ATGCACACCATCACCCTCGCCTCAGCTCCCGCGCTCGGCCCGATCCTGGCGCGAGGCGCGCTGCTGTCGCCGTTCAAGCGGCCCGGGCCCGGCGCGGACGTGCCCCGGACCCGGGTGGTTCTCCCCGGCGTGCGGATCGACTTCGGGCGGCTCGTGGCCTACGAGCGGGTGTGCGGGTTCGCCACCGGGGCGGATGCGCTGCCGGTCACGTATCCGCATGTGCTCGGGTTTCCGCTGGCGATGCGGATCATGGCGGGACGAGGGTTCCCCCTCCCGCTGCTCGGCCTGGTGCACACGTCGGTCGAGATCACGCAGCGCCAGGAGCTGGCGGCCACCGGGGAGTACGAACTCACCGTCTACGTCGAGGGATTGGCACCGCACCGGCGCGGCACCGAGGCGACCGTCGTGACCGAGGTGAGGGGATCCGGTGGGCTCGTCTGGGAGTCCAGGAGCACCTATCTTGCCCGGCACCGGGTCAACGCCAGCAGCACCGACTCCGCTCCCGAGACCCCCGAGGCCCCCGACCGCCGGCCCCTCCCCACCCTCCCCACCCTCACCGAGTGGCGCCTCGGCCCGGACGTCGGGCGCCGCTACGGAGCCGCGTCGGGCGACCGCAACCCCATCCATCTGCACCCGCTCACCGCCCGCCTCTTCGGCTTCCCCCGCGCCATCGCCCACGGCATGTGGACCGTGGCCCGCTGCCTCGCCGAGCACGGAGTACCGGAAGCCGCCCAGGTACGAGCCGAGTTCAAGTCCCCTGTCCTGCTCCCGGGAACCGTCACCTACGCAGCCGACGGCCCCGCCTTCGAACTCCGCGACAGCGACAGCGACGGCGGTCGCGTCCACGTCACCGGCACGGTCCGCACGATCAAGGGGACCACGGCTTCCCCTCCATGA
- a CDS encoding TetR/AcrR family transcriptional regulator, translating to MGAVKSKRMPRAVREQQMLDAAVRTFGQRGYRAASMDEIAELAGVSKPLVYLYLNSKEDLFTACIRREAAALTAAVRAGVQSDLPADRQLWEGLRAFFTHTAQNPDAWSVLHLQARTHGEPFAAEVTAMREEIVAFVTQLIVVAAREAHRDPSLPEGEVAGLAEALVGAAESLAAWANVTPGVSAKQAAATLMNFAWAGLGDLMEGKPWSP from the coding sequence ATGGGTGCTGTGAAGAGCAAACGGATGCCGCGTGCGGTGCGGGAACAGCAGATGCTGGACGCCGCCGTGCGGACGTTCGGGCAGCGTGGGTACCGGGCCGCCTCCATGGACGAGATCGCCGAACTGGCGGGCGTGTCCAAGCCGTTGGTGTACCTGTACCTGAACTCCAAGGAAGACCTCTTCACCGCCTGCATCCGCCGCGAGGCAGCCGCCCTGACCGCCGCCGTGCGCGCGGGCGTCCAGTCCGACCTGCCCGCCGACCGCCAACTCTGGGAAGGGCTGCGGGCGTTCTTCACGCACACCGCGCAGAACCCGGACGCCTGGTCGGTGCTCCACCTCCAGGCGCGCACGCACGGCGAGCCGTTCGCCGCCGAGGTCACCGCGATGCGCGAGGAGATCGTCGCGTTCGTGACGCAGCTGATCGTCGTCGCCGCGCGGGAAGCCCATCGTGACCCTTCCCTTCCCGAGGGCGAGGTCGCCGGCCTCGCCGAGGCCCTTGTCGGCGCCGCCGAGTCGCTGGCCGCCTGGGCCAACGTGACCCCCGGCGTCTCGGCCAAGCAGGCCGCTGCGACGCTGATGAACTTCGCGTGGGCGGGGCTCGGTGACCTCATGGAGGGGAAGCCGTGGTCCCCTTGA
- a CDS encoding DUF4229 domain-containing protein produces the protein MLRYTLMRLGIFVGCLVVVWGLVYSGIAPRGLGDSNYMWVVLLSLLLSAPISFVVLRKERDRASEHVVARVDRMKANLEQNRSQEDSVVDDATGAHGQPS, from the coding sequence ATGCTCCGCTACACGCTGATGCGCCTCGGTATCTTCGTGGGCTGCCTCGTGGTCGTCTGGGGCCTCGTCTACTCCGGCATCGCCCCGCGCGGTCTCGGCGACTCCAACTACATGTGGGTCGTCCTGCTCTCCCTGCTGCTCTCCGCGCCGATCAGCTTCGTCGTCCTGCGCAAGGAGCGCGACCGCGCCTCCGAGCACGTCGTGGCGCGCGTCGACCGGATGAAGGCCAACCTGGAGCAGAACCGCAGCCAGGAGGACAGCGTCGTCGACGACGCGACCGGGGCTCACGGCCAGCCGTCGTAG
- a CDS encoding N-acetyltransferase family protein, which produces MSLTFELDPEVSPALRDELLALWADVSNAGGSVGFVPPVTADDIRPELVKHFVAMAEGRSRLLVGRDGAGAVTAAAFLAFNTHRLMTHWLWLYTVMVHPRHQGRGYGRDLLAAAEDAARGFGGIEAIRLTCRGGNGLERFYGSCGYKEVGRVPGAIRVAPDDDRDDVFMLLPLL; this is translated from the coding sequence GTGTCGTTGACGTTCGAGCTGGACCCGGAGGTCTCACCCGCCCTCCGGGACGAGCTGCTCGCGCTGTGGGCGGATGTGTCGAACGCCGGTGGCTCGGTCGGCTTCGTGCCGCCGGTCACAGCGGACGACATACGCCCCGAGCTGGTGAAGCACTTCGTCGCCATGGCGGAGGGCCGCTCCCGGCTGCTGGTCGGCCGGGACGGGGCGGGCGCGGTCACCGCGGCCGCGTTCCTCGCCTTCAACACGCACCGGCTGATGACGCACTGGCTCTGGCTGTACACGGTGATGGTGCACCCCCGGCACCAGGGCAGGGGATACGGGCGGGACCTTCTCGCCGCCGCCGAGGACGCGGCCCGCGGCTTCGGCGGCATCGAGGCGATACGGCTCACCTGCCGGGGCGGAAACGGCCTGGAGCGCTTCTACGGCTCCTGCGGCTACAAGGAGGTCGGGCGGGTGCCCGGCGCCATCCGCGTCGCACCGGACGACGACCGTGACGACGTCTTCATGCTGCTGCCCCTGCTGTGA
- the mqnE gene encoding aminofutalosine synthase MqnE: MDVGLKRELEDKVRAGERLTREDGIALYESDDLAWLGGLAHEVRTRKNGDVVHFNVNRHLNMTNVCTASCAYCSFQRKPGEKDAYTMRIDEAVRLAKAMEGENLTELHIVNGLHPNLPWRYYPRSLSELKKALPNVSLKAFTATEIHHFETISGLSASEILDELIDAGLESLTGGGAEIFDWEVRQHIVDHRTHWEDWSRIHRLAHEKGLKTPSTMLYGHIEEPRHRVDHVLRLRELQDETGGFQVFIPLRYQHDFVDMKDGKVRNRLQARTQMATGAEALKTFAVSRLLFDNVPHVKVFWVMHGVQTAQLALQHGADDMDGSVVEYKITHDADNYGTPNKLTREDLLDLIRDAGFRPVERNTRYEIIREYDGPDAGRRESPQAMRV; encoded by the coding sequence ATGGATGTCGGGCTCAAGCGCGAGCTGGAGGACAAGGTCCGGGCCGGTGAGCGGCTGACCCGCGAGGACGGCATCGCGCTGTACGAGTCGGACGACCTGGCCTGGCTCGGTGGTCTCGCCCACGAGGTGCGGACGAGGAAGAACGGCGACGTCGTCCACTTCAACGTCAACCGCCACCTCAACATGACGAACGTGTGCACCGCGTCCTGCGCCTACTGCTCGTTCCAGCGCAAGCCGGGCGAGAAGGACGCGTACACGATGCGCATCGACGAGGCCGTCCGCCTCGCCAAGGCGATGGAGGGCGAGAACCTCACCGAGCTGCACATCGTCAACGGGCTGCACCCGAACCTGCCGTGGCGGTACTACCCGCGGTCGCTGAGTGAGCTGAAGAAGGCTCTGCCGAACGTCTCGCTGAAGGCCTTCACGGCGACCGAGATCCACCACTTCGAGACCATCTCCGGGCTGTCCGCCTCCGAGATCCTCGACGAGCTCATCGACGCGGGGCTCGAATCCCTCACCGGTGGCGGCGCCGAGATCTTCGACTGGGAGGTCCGGCAGCACATCGTCGACCACCGGACGCACTGGGAAGACTGGTCGCGCATCCACCGGCTCGCGCACGAGAAGGGTCTCAAGACCCCGAGCACGATGCTGTACGGCCACATCGAGGAGCCCCGGCACCGCGTCGACCACGTGCTGCGCCTGCGTGAACTCCAGGACGAGACCGGCGGCTTCCAGGTCTTCATCCCGCTGCGCTACCAGCACGACTTCGTGGACATGAAGGACGGCAAGGTCCGCAATCGTCTGCAGGCGCGTACGCAGATGGCGACCGGCGCCGAGGCCCTGAAGACCTTTGCCGTCTCCCGGCTGCTCTTCGACAACGTGCCGCACGTCAAGGTCTTCTGGGTCATGCACGGCGTCCAGACCGCGCAGCTCGCCCTCCAGCACGGCGCCGACGACATGGACGGCTCGGTCGTCGAGTACAAGATCACGCACGACGCCGACAACTACGGCACCCCGAACAAGCTGACCCGCGAGGACCTGCTGGACCTCATCCGGGACGCCGGTTTCCGCCCGGTGGAGCGCAACACGCGGTACGAGATCATCCGCGAGTACGACGGTCCCGACGCGGGGCGGCGCGAGTCGCCGCAGGCGATGCGGGTGTGA
- a CDS encoding Lrp/AsnC family transcriptional regulator, which yields MDAVDRQLIQALRENGRASYAELGRLVGLSGPSVTDRINRLEAAGVITGYRATVDSASLGLGVIALIGISLSDAADHEDVAHRLKDLSEIEDCWFIAGDDSFMLKVRASDVDGLEKTIRRLSGTKGVSRTRTTIVLSTKWENRVGELPEEA from the coding sequence ATGGACGCGGTGGACAGGCAGCTCATCCAGGCCCTGAGGGAGAACGGCCGGGCCTCCTACGCGGAGCTGGGGCGCCTCGTCGGTCTGTCGGGACCCAGTGTCACCGACCGCATCAACCGTCTGGAGGCGGCCGGTGTCATCACCGGCTACCGCGCGACGGTCGACTCCGCCTCGCTCGGCCTCGGCGTCATCGCCCTCATCGGCATCTCGCTCTCCGACGCCGCCGACCACGAGGACGTGGCACACCGGCTGAAGGACCTCTCCGAGATCGAGGACTGCTGGTTCATCGCGGGCGACGACTCGTTCATGCTCAAGGTGCGGGCGAGCGACGTGGACGGCCTGGAGAAGACCATCCGGCGCCTGTCGGGAACGAAGGGCGTCTCCCGGACCCGTACGACCATCGTGCTCTCCACGAAGTGGGAGAACCGGGTGGGTGAGCTGCCCGAAGAGGCGTAG